A genomic stretch from Sphingobacterium sp. ML3W includes:
- a CDS encoding sigma-70 family RNA polymerase sigma factor, with the protein MDEIYIRKILSGDVESYRYFIKTYQDMAFSVALSIVKQEHLAEDVVQDAFIKCYQSLSSFKGKSKFSTWFYRIVVHIAFNSIRYKKLTLIDFDLTDHDQAYDESILDEIIDNERREMINDALAILSPKESVALRLFYLEEQSMEEIQEIMGWTLANTKVILHRARKNMQLVLSQLMKKSEYHG; encoded by the coding sequence ATGGATGAAATCTATATTCGAAAAATACTGTCCGGGGATGTAGAGTCATACCGGTATTTTATAAAAACCTATCAGGATATGGCCTTTTCTGTTGCGCTTTCCATTGTCAAGCAGGAACATTTGGCTGAGGATGTTGTTCAAGATGCTTTTATAAAATGTTATCAGTCGCTGTCCTCATTTAAAGGTAAATCAAAATTTAGCACCTGGTTTTATCGTATCGTTGTTCATATTGCTTTTAATAGCATAAGGTATAAGAAATTGACACTGATCGACTTTGATCTGACAGATCATGACCAAGCCTATGATGAATCTATTCTTGATGAAATTATAGACAATGAGCGAAGAGAAATGATTAATGACGCCCTTGCTATTTTATCACCCAAAGAATCTGTCGCCCTACGCCTATTCTATTTGGAGGAACAATCAATGGAAGAAATTCAGGAAATAATGGGCTGGACGCTCGCTAATACGAAAGTTATTCTACATCGGGCACGAAAAAATATGCAACTAGTATTGAGTCAATTGATGAAAAAATCCGAATATCATGGATAA
- a CDS encoding dipeptidase — translation MQNIKEYVEANKQRFLDELFDLLRLPSVSADPKFKGDVQKTAEFVAQKLREAGADNVEVCATAGNPIVYGEKIIDPSLPTVLTYGHYDVQPADPYELWDTPPFEPTIRDGKIYARGSADDKGQFYMHVKAFEYMMQNNALACNIKFMIEGEEEVGSVNLGTFVKENTERLKADVIVISDTSMISMAQPSLETGLRGLSYVEVEVTGPNRDLHSGVYGGAVANPATILAKLIASLHDENNHIAIPGFYDDVVELTVEERKALNEAPFDIEEYKSDLGIQNIWGEKGYTTLERTGIRPTLEVNGIWGGYIGEGAKTVLPSKANAKISMRLVPNQNSERITELFKKHFEGIAPDYVKVEVKPHHGGEPVVTPTDSVAYKAAEKALHETFGVKPIPTRGGGSIPIVALFEDVLGLKTVLLGFGLDSDNLHSPNEKYGIENYLMGISTIPLFHKYYAELSK, via the coding sequence ATGCAAAACATTAAAGAATATGTAGAAGCAAACAAGCAACGTTTTTTAGATGAGTTGTTTGATTTATTGCGTTTACCTTCCGTCAGTGCCGATCCTAAATTTAAGGGCGACGTACAGAAGACTGCTGAATTTGTTGCTCAAAAGTTGCGTGAAGCAGGTGCTGACAACGTAGAAGTCTGTGCCACTGCTGGTAATCCAATCGTTTATGGTGAAAAAATTATTGATCCTTCATTGCCAACTGTACTGACTTATGGTCACTACGATGTACAGCCAGCAGATCCATATGAGTTGTGGGATACCCCTCCTTTTGAACCGACTATCCGCGATGGCAAAATATATGCCCGTGGTTCGGCAGATGACAAGGGACAGTTTTATATGCATGTGAAAGCTTTCGAATATATGATGCAAAACAATGCTTTGGCATGTAACATCAAATTTATGATCGAAGGTGAAGAAGAAGTTGGTTCTGTTAACCTAGGTACATTTGTAAAAGAAAACACCGAAAGACTTAAAGCGGATGTAATCGTGATTTCGGATACGTCTATGATCAGCATGGCGCAACCGTCTTTGGAGACAGGTCTCCGTGGACTTTCTTATGTCGAAGTTGAAGTCACTGGACCAAATCGTGATTTACACTCAGGTGTATATGGTGGTGCTGTTGCAAACCCGGCTACAATTCTCGCAAAACTCATTGCTTCTCTGCATGATGAAAACAATCATATTGCAATCCCTGGATTTTACGACGATGTCGTTGAATTAACGGTTGAAGAACGCAAAGCATTAAATGAAGCTCCATTTGATATCGAAGAATACAAATCAGATTTGGGTATTCAGAATATCTGGGGAGAGAAGGGATACACAACTTTAGAACGCACAGGAATCCGTCCTACTTTGGAGGTCAATGGTATCTGGGGTGGATATATCGGTGAAGGTGCCAAAACCGTGTTACCTTCCAAAGCAAATGCAAAAATCTCGATGCGCCTTGTTCCAAACCAAAATTCTGAACGCATTACTGAACTATTCAAAAAACATTTTGAGGGGATCGCACCAGATTATGTTAAAGTAGAAGTAAAACCGCATCACGGCGGTGAACCAGTAGTCACACCAACAGATAGTGTTGCCTATAAAGCTGCTGAAAAAGCATTACATGAAACATTTGGCGTAAAACCAATCCCTACACGTGGTGGTGGATCTATTCCAATTGTTGCTTTATTTGAAGACGTTCTAGGACTAAAAACAGTGCTCCTTGGATTTGGACTTGACAGCGATAACCTGCATTCTCCAAACGAGAAATATGGAATAGAGAATTACCTAATGGGTATCTCTACAATTCCTTTATTTCATAAATATTACGCAGAACTAAGCAAATAA
- a CDS encoding LysR family transcriptional regulator, which translates to MDFDFRLIVFYTAAQHLNFTKTASALFISQPAVSKNIQELEKKLGVPLFERKGNNLDLTESGQILYKYAQQIINLYNQAGQEIQELQTGRKGNLVLGASTTISQYVLPTLLADFLSQYPNNRIQSFQSNSRSIEEQLIDKTLDLGITEGSTDNRALKYIPFMKDELVLVTNSENPLLKQLKNPILSDITRLPLVLREQGSGTRTIIENALKEQRISLAEIQIEMILPSTESIKGYLARRHSFAFLSIHTVQREVLNNQLTIVDIPHLSIERYFYFTHLYGGLAGTPNQFLQFCLRQNFKI; encoded by the coding sequence ATGGATTTTGATTTTCGTCTCATCGTTTTTTATACTGCAGCTCAGCATCTTAATTTCACCAAGACAGCTTCGGCACTTTTCATCTCACAACCTGCAGTCAGCAAAAACATTCAGGAACTGGAAAAAAAACTCGGCGTCCCTCTTTTTGAGCGGAAAGGCAATAACCTTGACCTGACTGAATCGGGGCAAATTCTCTATAAATATGCCCAACAGATTATCAATCTCTACAATCAGGCAGGACAGGAAATACAAGAACTACAAACAGGACGTAAAGGGAATCTTGTATTAGGGGCCAGCACGACAATCTCTCAATATGTACTTCCAACGTTACTGGCAGATTTCTTATCTCAATATCCAAACAACCGTATCCAATCTTTTCAATCCAATAGTCGAAGTATTGAAGAACAGCTTATTGACAAGACACTAGACCTCGGAATCACGGAGGGATCAACTGACAATAGGGCTTTAAAGTATATCCCTTTCATGAAAGATGAACTTGTATTGGTCACCAATAGCGAAAACCCGCTATTAAAACAATTAAAAAATCCTATTCTCTCAGATATAACGCGTTTACCTTTGGTCCTTCGCGAGCAGGGTTCGGGCACCCGTACCATTATTGAGAATGCATTAAAAGAACAACGGATCAGTCTTGCTGAAATCCAGATTGAAATGATATTGCCATCAACAGAAAGTATCAAAGGATATCTGGCCCGCCGTCATAGTTTTGCCTTTCTCTCTATTCATACCGTTCAGCGGGAGGTCTTAAATAATCAATTGACCATCGTCGATATTCCTCATTTGTCTATCGAACGTTATTTCTATTTCACGCATCTATATGGTGGCCTTGCGGGTACTCCTAACCAATTCCTGCAGTTCTGTCTGAGACAAAATTTCAAGATATAA
- a CDS encoding c-type cytochrome — protein MEYKKLTNYLKALSWIIVALFITCTTLCVFPLKHATNDNSTDSLALSNDSLITHVSQFKAVSFKDNPEGEMASYGEKLIKNTYDYFYDGDIKIGNKLACSSCHLNGGTKAFAAPYVGLTNVFPIYIGRENKVESLEERINGCFERSMNGRAIPENSKEMRAIVTYIKNISINTVNKGRLAGQGFVKMEIPNRAADPKHGQLVFEGKCTSCHGKDGQGMAQPTGRGYLYPPLWGKDSYNDGAGMARLLTATRFIKANMPLGASYDAPQLSDDEAYDVAAYINSFDRPKKANKELDYPNLAKKPKDSPYPPYADNISLEQHKHGPYNF, from the coding sequence ATGGAATACAAAAAACTAACAAATTACCTAAAAGCGCTCAGTTGGATCATTGTCGCATTGTTTATTACCTGTACAACACTATGTGTGTTTCCGCTTAAGCATGCAACCAATGATAACTCAACGGATTCACTTGCGCTCTCCAATGATTCATTAATTACACATGTATCACAATTCAAAGCCGTTTCTTTCAAAGACAATCCTGAAGGGGAAATGGCTAGTTATGGTGAAAAGCTGATCAAAAATACCTACGACTACTTTTACGATGGTGACATAAAAATCGGAAATAAATTGGCTTGCAGTAGTTGTCACCTCAACGGTGGGACCAAGGCATTCGCGGCTCCTTATGTTGGCCTCACAAATGTTTTCCCAATTTACATTGGACGGGAAAACAAAGTAGAATCTCTGGAGGAACGCATTAATGGTTGTTTTGAAAGAAGTATGAATGGTCGTGCTATTCCAGAAAACAGCAAAGAAATGCGCGCTATTGTTACCTATATAAAGAACATCAGTATCAATACAGTCAATAAAGGAAGATTAGCCGGCCAGGGTTTTGTCAAAATGGAAATCCCAAACCGTGCCGCAGATCCAAAACACGGTCAATTGGTATTTGAAGGCAAATGCACGAGCTGTCATGGAAAAGATGGACAAGGCATGGCACAGCCTACCGGCAGGGGATATTTATATCCGCCACTTTGGGGAAAAGACAGCTATAACGATGGAGCCGGTATGGCACGATTGCTTACCGCAACACGCTTTATCAAAGCTAACATGCCCTTAGGAGCAAGCTACGACGCGCCTCAACTCAGCGACGATGAAGCCTATGATGTCGCCGCCTATATCAATTCTTTTGACCGACCTAAAAAAGCAAACAAGGAGCTCGATTACCCAAATTTGGCAAAAAAACCAAAGGACAGTCCCTATCCACCATACGCAGATAACATTAGTTTAGAACAACATAAACACGGACCCTATAATTTTTAA
- a CDS encoding DsrE family protein, whose product MMKKQLTIACILLAMTTIQAKAQSNKLLLNNHQYTGAVAKKKVYKAIYQLDSNDPKTIEKAIRNINNVLKDPRLKGHLQIELVAFSGGTEAYLKKNSQYEKPLQDLVEKGVIVAQCLNTLEEKHIAKEELFDFIGYVPSGNGELILRANEGWVIVKP is encoded by the coding sequence ATGATGAAAAAACAACTGACAATTGCTTGTATCCTCTTAGCGATGACAACGATTCAAGCGAAGGCACAAAGCAATAAATTATTACTCAACAACCATCAATATACGGGTGCTGTTGCCAAGAAAAAAGTGTATAAAGCGATCTATCAATTGGATAGTAATGATCCAAAAACAATTGAGAAGGCTATTCGAAATATCAACAACGTTTTGAAAGATCCGCGATTAAAGGGGCATCTTCAAATTGAACTGGTTGCTTTTTCAGGTGGAACAGAAGCTTATTTAAAGAAGAATAGCCAGTATGAAAAACCACTTCAGGACCTCGTAGAAAAAGGAGTTATTGTCGCTCAGTGCTTAAATACATTGGAAGAAAAACATATTGCAAAAGAAGAATTATTCGATTTTATCGGGTACGTCCCCAGTGGGAATGGTGAGTTAATCTTGAGGGCTAATGAAGGTTGGGTCATTGTTAAACCATAG
- a CDS encoding substrate-binding domain-containing protein: MMKKLVPFTLAMALFVSAKTMAQEHRFDPPWNTPPESALNFTVPGIDNIPDLYGDIENPQLTVFFAGNQFMVVDDLLTSFKKEYPQYERIFVETLPPGILAKQIKGGSITVGNLRITHKPDIYTASKRAINDMADYFSHTQTYCYNNICLMIPQGNPANIKTLNDLGNSNVRISMPNPQWEGIGEQIKASYKKAGGEQLVKKIMEDKVKDGSTYLTKIHHRESPMRILYRQADVAPVWTSEVVYQKLIGHPVEGITIPDSQNTTATYVAAKLKNAPHPQAADDFLKFMNSPTAKQIYKKYGFTID; encoded by the coding sequence ATGATGAAAAAGCTAGTCCCCTTCACCCTCGCTATGGCCTTGTTCGTATCGGCAAAAACTATGGCGCAAGAACATCGTTTTGATCCCCCTTGGAACACCCCACCAGAATCGGCGCTGAATTTTACAGTTCCCGGTATAGATAATATTCCAGATCTATATGGCGATATTGAAAATCCACAGCTAACAGTTTTCTTCGCTGGTAATCAGTTTATGGTCGTTGATGATTTATTAACATCTTTCAAAAAGGAATATCCGCAGTACGAACGTATTTTTGTGGAAACATTGCCTCCCGGAATTCTAGCAAAACAGATTAAAGGGGGCTCCATTACCGTCGGTAACCTACGCATTACGCATAAACCCGATATCTATACCGCAAGCAAACGCGCGATTAATGACATGGCTGATTATTTCAGTCATACCCAGACCTATTGTTACAACAATATATGTTTGATGATTCCACAGGGAAACCCTGCAAATATCAAAACATTGAACGATCTAGGCAACTCCAATGTGCGCATTAGCATGCCCAATCCGCAATGGGAAGGCATAGGAGAGCAAATCAAAGCATCGTATAAAAAAGCAGGGGGCGAACAACTGGTCAAGAAAATCATGGAAGATAAAGTAAAGGATGGAAGCACGTATTTAACAAAAATACATCATCGCGAAAGCCCGATGCGTATCCTTTATCGTCAAGCCGATGTCGCACCGGTCTGGACATCTGAGGTTGTTTATCAAAAACTTATTGGCCATCCGGTGGAAGGTATCACAATTCCGGACAGTCAAAATACCACGGCAACCTACGTGGCCGCAAAACTAAAAAATGCACCACATCCACAGGCGGCAGATGATTTTCTGAAATTTATGAACTCCCCTACAGCCAAGCAGATTTACAAGAAATATGGCTTTACAATAGACTAA
- a CDS encoding lysophospholipid acyltransferase family protein: MVLLLKKLHRYWYFISVLLVFIVLFPYIYFLAQHPEKNYARIARMRRWVSIGGSALAGVFFKVTYESKIDWNRPMVLCPNHTSVLDITALTYLCPVPFSFIGKASLLKNPVTRIFFKTIDIPVTRRSKVSSFKAFQRANELVQSGRSVVIFPEGKIDDGFPPQIHAFKSGAFRIAVQNDVPVVPIIIENAWDIFFDDGAKRGSHPGIVKVHVFSPIETKDFDDNNATDLEKIVYDKMHSYWIMKNKSYFHQPENVQKICQERY, from the coding sequence ATGGTACTATTGCTCAAAAAACTCCATCGTTACTGGTATTTTATTAGCGTTCTACTTGTTTTCATCGTATTATTCCCCTATATCTATTTTTTGGCCCAGCATCCAGAAAAGAACTATGCGCGGATTGCACGTATGAGGCGTTGGGTCTCAATTGGAGGATCGGCATTGGCGGGTGTATTTTTTAAAGTAACTTACGAATCAAAAATAGACTGGAACAGACCGATGGTGCTATGTCCCAATCATACTTCAGTGCTCGATATCACAGCACTGACCTATCTATGTCCTGTCCCGTTTTCATTTATTGGTAAGGCCTCACTTCTTAAAAATCCCGTTACCCGCATATTTTTCAAAACCATAGATATTCCTGTCACGCGAAGGAGCAAAGTATCTTCATTTAAAGCATTTCAGCGGGCTAACGAGCTTGTTCAGAGTGGCCGAAGTGTCGTTATTTTTCCGGAAGGAAAGATCGATGATGGATTTCCACCTCAAATACATGCATTTAAGTCTGGTGCTTTTCGTATTGCTGTCCAAAATGATGTGCCTGTAGTACCTATTATCATTGAGAATGCATGGGACATTTTCTTTGATGACGGCGCAAAAAGAGGGTCTCATCCAGGAATTGTTAAAGTACATGTTTTTTCACCTATTGAAACAAAAGACTTTGACGACAACAATGCAACCGACTTAGAGAAAATTGTATATGACAAAATGCATTCCTATTGGATTATGAAGAATAAATCGTATTTTCATCAACCAGAGAACGTCCAAAAAATATGTCAGGAAAGATATTAA
- a CDS encoding ABC transporter ATP-binding protein, translating into MSGKILIEIKDIAREYQIGSETIHALSSVTLNINKGEFVALMGPSGSGKSTLMNILGCLDTPSRGEYILNGINVSDMSEDELAEVRNKEIGFVFQTFNLLPKSTALENVALPLIYAGYNKAKREEKATGALESVGLGHRMDHRPNELSGGQRQRVAVARALINDPSIILADEPTGNLDTKTSIEIMGLLEEIHSRGNTIILVTHEEDIALHAHRIVRMRDGLIENDYPNADIKSVSPRLSALNEKGSDFENI; encoded by the coding sequence ATGTCAGGAAAGATATTAATCGAAATCAAAGATATTGCGCGGGAATACCAAATAGGCTCAGAAACAATTCATGCGCTCAGTTCGGTTACCCTCAATATCAATAAAGGAGAATTTGTAGCACTTATGGGGCCCTCAGGGTCAGGAAAATCTACATTGATGAATATTCTAGGTTGCTTGGACACCCCCAGTAGAGGTGAATACATTCTCAATGGGATCAATGTAAGTGACATGTCAGAAGATGAACTCGCTGAAGTAAGAAACAAGGAGATAGGATTTGTTTTTCAAACGTTCAATCTACTTCCTAAAAGCACCGCGCTGGAAAATGTGGCACTGCCCCTAATCTACGCTGGATATAATAAAGCCAAGCGTGAAGAAAAAGCTACTGGCGCATTGGAAAGTGTTGGGTTGGGACACCGTATGGATCACAGACCCAATGAGCTATCTGGTGGACAACGTCAGCGGGTGGCTGTCGCAAGAGCACTGATCAATGATCCTTCCATTATATTAGCCGATGAGCCTACGGGAAATCTTGACACAAAGACATCCATTGAAATCATGGGCTTGCTCGAAGAGATCCACTCCAGAGGAAACACCATTATCTTGGTCACACACGAAGAGGATATTGCGCTACATGCTCATCGCATTGTACGCATGCGCGATGGACTAATTGAAAACGATTATCCCAATGCTGATATCAAATCCGTATCACCACGACTAAGTGCATTGAATGAAAAAGGGAGTGACTTTGAGAATATTTAA
- a CDS encoding DUF2795 domain-containing protein codes for MYWTLELASHLEDAPWPATKDELIDYAIRSGAPVEVIENLQSLEDDGEPYENIEEIWPDYPTKDDFFFNEDEY; via the coding sequence ATGTATTGGACATTAGAATTAGCTTCGCATCTAGAAGATGCACCATGGCCAGCAACAAAAGATGAATTAATCGATTACGCTATTCGTTCGGGTGCACCAGTTGAGGTAATTGAAAACTTACAATCTCTTGAGGATGACGGTGAGCCATATGAAAATATTGAAGAAATTTGGCCCGACTATCCAACAAAAGATGATTTCTTCTTCAATGAAGATGAATACTAG
- the trpD gene encoding anthranilate phosphoribosyltransferase, whose product MKEILAHLFEYKSFSRKEAYEILTNIAKGKYDSHQIAAFMTAYGMRSIRVEELGGFRDAMYDLCLQLDFDDYDLIDLCGTGGDGKNTFNISTIASFVTAGAGYQVAKHGNIGVSSSCGSSNVMEYLGYQFTNDKAELQRQLDEANICFLHAPLFHPAMKTVAPIRRALGVKTFFNMLGPLTNPANPKFQSVGVFSLELARLYGYLYQNTNKQYSIIHALDGYDEISMTGDFKVINNQGENYYNMEELGFSPIHPQELAGGESVAEAAQTFLSILNNEGTDVQNNVVLTNAAFAIKTFHPEKSFGDCFYEAEESLMTGKAFKSFKKVTNQ is encoded by the coding sequence ATGAAAGAAATTTTAGCCCATTTATTTGAATACAAGTCTTTTTCGCGAAAAGAAGCTTATGAGATCTTGACCAACATTGCCAAAGGTAAATATGACAGTCATCAAATCGCTGCTTTTATGACAGCTTACGGCATGCGTAGTATTCGGGTGGAAGAACTTGGTGGATTTAGAGATGCTATGTATGACCTGTGCCTCCAATTGGATTTTGATGACTACGATCTGATCGACCTATGTGGTACGGGCGGTGATGGCAAAAACACGTTCAATATTTCTACAATTGCTTCTTTCGTTACTGCCGGTGCGGGCTATCAAGTTGCCAAACACGGCAATATAGGTGTATCGTCGAGCTGCGGGTCTTCAAATGTAATGGAGTATTTGGGCTATCAATTTACGAATGACAAAGCTGAATTACAGCGTCAGCTTGACGAAGCCAACATATGCTTCCTACACGCACCACTGTTTCACCCAGCTATGAAAACAGTTGCGCCAATACGTCGTGCCCTGGGTGTAAAAACATTTTTTAACATGTTGGGGCCATTAACAAATCCAGCCAACCCGAAATTTCAATCTGTAGGTGTATTTAGCTTAGAGCTTGCACGCCTGTATGGTTATCTATACCAAAATACAAACAAACAGTACTCTATTATCCACGCTTTGGATGGCTATGATGAAATATCGATGACAGGAGATTTCAAGGTCATCAACAATCAGGGTGAAAATTATTATAATATGGAGGAACTAGGCTTTAGCCCTATTCATCCCCAGGAACTTGCTGGTGGAGAAAGCGTGGCTGAAGCAGCACAGACGTTTTTATCTATCTTGAATAATGAGGGCACAGATGTACAGAACAATGTAGTGTTGACAAATGCGGCATTTGCCATAAAAACATTTCATCCTGAAAAATCTTTCGGTGACTGTTTCTATGAAGCAGAAGAGTCACTCATGACAGGAAAAGCGTTCAAAAGTTTCAAAAAAGTAACAAACCAGTAA
- a CDS encoding phosphoribosylanthranilate isomerase produces the protein MKYPDNIVATTALAVDYIGFIFYEKSKRFVGDANREYIKGLKSVTKVGVFVNANLTEIYDKIDKFNLNAVQLHGDESPQFCEELKQHTAVPVIKAFGIDQYFDWTVLDAYVGAIDYFLFDTKSNSYGGTGIRFDWSLLHQYKLEYPYFLSGGLDADNIKDALRANDPRLYALDLNSKFEVEPGLKDIDLLAHSINSIKQ, from the coding sequence ATGAAATACCCCGACAATATCGTCGCAACGACCGCTCTTGCTGTTGATTACATCGGTTTTATATTTTATGAAAAATCCAAACGATTTGTTGGCGATGCCAACCGTGAATATATAAAAGGGCTTAAGAGCGTCACAAAAGTTGGTGTTTTTGTGAACGCAAACCTGACGGAAATTTATGATAAAATAGACAAATTCAATTTAAATGCTGTTCAATTGCACGGAGATGAAAGCCCTCAATTTTGTGAGGAACTTAAGCAACATACGGCCGTACCTGTGATCAAAGCTTTTGGTATAGACCAATATTTCGACTGGACAGTATTGGACGCCTATGTTGGGGCAATTGATTATTTTCTATTTGACACCAAAAGTAACTCCTATGGTGGTACAGGCATACGATTCGACTGGTCTTTATTGCATCAATACAAGCTCGAGTACCCTTATTTCCTCAGTGGCGGATTAGATGCGGACAACATCAAAGACGCTTTACGAGCAAATGATCCCAGGTTATATGCCTTGGATCTCAATTCAAAATTTGAAGTAGAACCGGGGTTAAAAGATATCGATCTTTTGGCCCACAGCATAAATAGTATTAAACAATGA